The Streptomyces sp. RKAG293 genome includes a region encoding these proteins:
- a CDS encoding PrsW family glutamic-type intramembrane protease, producing the protein MTLPPPPPRTAPDTFRRPWRIALAIALVLSAAFAMAQVLYWTAPDIHSPLPWMRIYLLPQPPALKLTRVLLYTGWGIALLLAPVLHAAHRSGRVRVVRACRAAVLAVLVLPYTVMALDALSDAPLTALLCLPTSGVALLIVHRAQLYIRLPARLTLIAFGWGALVGAGFAAVMAMWFAWYAGGYLMDFQHPRGSIRTLLALSALNADLFAELGKAAGVALLVLVFRRYADGLVPGLVLGAAVGIGFNLTETVRYVAEIEPGQAAAQFWTRQVVGLLTVHAAFTALAGAGFGTAMRATTRRDRITACAGGLLAAFGGHFLLDTAMPLLDRWRKDLFTDDAVLGVLLGVPLVTLLATGPFVVACVLLLRRGLRDQAGELRAALRFETVGGALAVTPAECELLLSPRRRLLLELRVWRRDGTAGLRHLIRLQQTQLRLLTSPLTQQRDHVMELKGFAMRPNVHPAHPEQGVPS; encoded by the coding sequence ATGACGCTGCCCCCGCCGCCCCCGCGGACCGCTCCGGACACCTTCCGTCGCCCCTGGCGGATCGCCCTGGCCATCGCTCTCGTGCTCTCCGCGGCCTTCGCCATGGCCCAGGTGCTGTACTGGACCGCACCGGACATCCACTCACCGCTGCCGTGGATGCGGATCTACCTGTTGCCCCAGCCGCCCGCGCTGAAGCTGACCCGGGTGCTGCTGTACACGGGCTGGGGCATCGCCCTGCTGCTCGCCCCGGTGCTGCACGCAGCGCACCGCTCCGGGCGGGTGCGGGTCGTGCGCGCCTGCCGGGCTGCCGTCCTGGCGGTGCTGGTGTTGCCGTACACCGTGATGGCGCTCGACGCTCTCTCCGATGCCCCGCTGACGGCGTTGCTGTGCCTGCCGACCTCCGGTGTCGCGCTCCTGATCGTGCACCGTGCCCAGTTGTACATACGGCTGCCCGCCCGCCTGACGCTGATCGCCTTCGGCTGGGGCGCGCTGGTGGGAGCCGGATTCGCGGCCGTCATGGCCATGTGGTTCGCCTGGTACGCGGGCGGATATCTCATGGACTTCCAACACCCGCGCGGCTCGATCCGCACGCTGCTTGCACTGTCCGCGCTCAACGCGGACCTCTTCGCCGAACTCGGCAAGGCGGCCGGCGTCGCCCTGCTCGTCCTCGTCTTCCGGCGGTACGCCGACGGGCTGGTACCCGGACTGGTGCTCGGAGCCGCCGTGGGCATCGGCTTCAACCTCACCGAAACCGTCCGCTATGTGGCGGAGATCGAACCCGGCCAGGCGGCCGCCCAGTTCTGGACCCGCCAGGTCGTAGGACTGCTGACCGTGCACGCCGCCTTCACCGCGCTGGCGGGAGCCGGGTTCGGCACGGCGATGCGGGCCACCACCCGCCGGGACCGGATCACCGCGTGCGCGGGAGGCCTTCTCGCCGCATTCGGCGGCCACTTCCTGCTCGACACGGCCATGCCACTGCTCGACCGGTGGCGCAAGGACCTGTTCACCGACGACGCGGTGCTCGGGGTGCTCCTGGGCGTTCCGCTGGTCACTCTGCTCGCCACGGGCCCGTTCGTGGTCGCCTGCGTCCTGCTGCTGCGACGGGGACTGCGCGACCAAGCGGGCGAGCTGCGAGCGGCTCTGCGGTTCGAGACGGTGGGCGGCGCCCTCGCCGTGACACCCGCCGAGTGCGAATTGTTGCTGTCCCCGCGCCGTCGCCTGCTGCTCGAACTGCGGGTCTGGCGGCGTGACGGCACCGCCGGGCTGCGCCACCTGATCCGTCTCCAGCAGACCCAGTTGCGCCTGTTGACCTCACCACTGACGCAACAGCGTGATCACGTCATGGAGTTGAAGGGGTTCGCGATGCGTCCGAACGTCCATCCGGCCCATCCCGAGCAAGGAGTCCCGTCGTGA
- a CDS encoding nuclear transport factor 2 family protein, translated as MQEEPAQTAIDTFVSAFNASADSYVTELLVRALTPDVVFWGPLGRCEGLEAVERFVLEMRRHPAGPGLMVRASAVDAPGEWARYRWVYSTQGSGPTLAGTDVVHLRDTRIDQMIVFAGDISGAV; from the coding sequence ATGCAGGAAGAACCCGCTCAGACAGCCATTGATACGTTCGTCTCGGCATTCAACGCGTCTGCCGACAGCTACGTCACGGAGCTGCTCGTCCGAGCTCTCACCCCCGACGTCGTCTTCTGGGGACCGTTGGGGCGCTGCGAGGGTCTGGAGGCGGTTGAGCGCTTCGTGCTGGAGATGCGGCGTCATCCCGCGGGACCGGGCTTGATGGTGCGCGCTTCGGCGGTCGACGCACCTGGGGAATGGGCGCGGTATCGCTGGGTCTACAGCACGCAGGGCAGTGGCCCGACGCTGGCCGGCACGGATGTGGTGCATCTGCGGGATACCAGGATCGACCAGATGATCGTTTTTGCGGGAGACATTTCTGGAGCTGTTTGA
- a CDS encoding TetR/AcrR family transcriptional regulator, with amino-acid sequence MTPKQSTPRIRKSSEQVRSAVHQAVVDLLSDPGGADLTIPAIAQRAGVNHTSIYRRWGSREALLADVVVDRLEREWPLADTGTLRGDLVAWAEAGVASIRKPEGRLLVRAVALSMPGSAPAQGERAQHFERRIRSIESIRERAAARGEIPPPLEQILDQLIAPLYLRAIFGIDPPATGYPELLVDRLLSTTDGPATA; translated from the coding sequence GTGACACCGAAACAGTCGACTCCCCGCATCCGTAAGAGCTCTGAACAGGTCCGCTCGGCCGTCCATCAGGCGGTCGTCGACCTGCTGTCCGACCCCGGGGGCGCGGACCTGACCATTCCCGCGATCGCGCAGCGCGCCGGGGTGAACCACACCAGCATCTACCGGCGCTGGGGCAGCCGTGAGGCGCTCCTGGCCGATGTGGTCGTCGACCGGCTCGAACGCGAATGGCCGCTGGCGGACACCGGCACCCTGCGCGGCGACCTCGTCGCCTGGGCGGAGGCGGGGGTTGCGAGCATCCGCAAGCCCGAAGGCCGGCTCCTCGTGCGGGCCGTCGCCCTGTCGATGCCGGGCAGCGCCCCGGCGCAGGGCGAGCGCGCGCAACACTTCGAACGCCGGATCCGGTCCATCGAAAGCATCCGTGAGCGGGCCGCGGCCCGTGGCGAGATCCCCCCGCCCCTCGAACAGATCCTCGACCAGCTCATCGCGCCGCTCTACCTACGAGCGATCTTCGGCATCGACCCACCGGCCACCGGCTATCCGGAACTCCTCGTGGACCGGCTGCTGAGCACCACTGATGGGCCGGCAACGGCCTGA
- a CDS encoding helix-turn-helix domain-containing protein: MHPIVFDTVEVPVAERPAAWVETMALAQVTQRVKFLETARLSARMEIMPLGVGQLSTLSYASLVAQRTPRLVRQSDPEMYHVAVATGGEIGIAQHRQSSLLRQGDMGFFDSSRPFDTQAGETPGRALLFQFPKGLLRLPHQRFTALCGLSRPWTHGVGRLFGQFLVELAEQYPHCTPQQAAGLGATAVDLLMAVLAEGGDAPRDGDGEPQQQGTFLRMSAFVTDHLADPALGPEALAAAHHVSLRYLHRVFQNNGTTPRTFIREQRMSRCRRDLADPALRHLTVHAIATRWGYPQPHAFARAFRAATGMSATEYRALRAAPPAQTS; the protein is encoded by the coding sequence ATGCATCCCATCGTCTTCGACACCGTCGAAGTCCCCGTAGCGGAAAGGCCCGCCGCATGGGTTGAGACGATGGCTCTGGCGCAGGTCACCCAGCGGGTGAAGTTCCTGGAGACAGCGCGGCTCAGCGCCCGCATGGAGATCATGCCGCTGGGCGTAGGACAGTTGTCGACGCTCTCGTACGCCTCGCTCGTCGCCCAGCGCACACCGCGACTGGTGCGCCAGTCGGACCCGGAGATGTATCACGTGGCCGTGGCCACGGGGGGCGAGATCGGCATCGCGCAGCACCGGCAGAGTTCCCTGCTGCGCCAAGGCGACATGGGGTTCTTCGACAGCTCGCGCCCCTTCGACACCCAGGCGGGCGAGACACCGGGACGGGCGCTCCTGTTCCAGTTCCCCAAGGGTCTGTTGCGGTTGCCGCACCAGCGGTTCACCGCGCTCTGCGGGTTGTCGAGGCCCTGGACGCACGGGGTGGGGCGGTTGTTCGGACAGTTTCTGGTGGAGCTCGCTGAGCAGTACCCGCACTGCACCCCGCAGCAGGCGGCGGGGCTCGGGGCAACGGCCGTGGATCTGCTGATGGCGGTCCTGGCCGAGGGGGGCGACGCGCCCCGGGACGGGGACGGCGAGCCTCAACAGCAGGGGACGTTCCTGAGGATGAGCGCCTTCGTCACCGACCACCTGGCCGACCCTGCCCTGGGCCCCGAGGCGCTGGCCGCGGCGCACCACGTCTCGCTGCGCTATCTGCACCGGGTGTTCCAGAACAACGGCACCACGCCGCGCACGTTCATCCGTGAGCAGCGCATGAGCCGGTGCCGCAGGGATCTGGCCGATCCGGCACTACGGCATCTGACGGTCCACGCCATCGCCACGCGCTGGGGCTACCCCCAACCGCACGCGTTCGCCCGCGCGTTCCGGGCCGCGACGGGGATGTCGGCCACCGAATACCGGGCCCTGCGCGCGGCGCCTCCAGCGCAGACATCCTGA
- a CDS encoding MarR family transcriptional regulator — translation MAQEPRPEEIPTLDQARYQIRRYGLDVDPQAVLVAVRLMTAGARLGQAVEVHFSRFGLSAGRYRLLADLEDADGEKSPSQLASSLGVSRATVTGLLDGLERDGLVLRRPSAEDGRSAVVVLTARGARKMRELAPEHFSRLQAMVDPLSAEERTVFLDLLGRLVRGIPALTED, via the coding sequence ATGGCACAGGAACCGAGGCCCGAGGAAATCCCCACGCTGGATCAGGCCAGATACCAGATCCGGCGTTACGGCCTCGACGTCGACCCCCAAGCGGTGCTCGTCGCGGTGCGCCTGATGACGGCCGGGGCCCGGCTCGGCCAGGCGGTCGAGGTGCACTTCTCCCGGTTCGGCCTGTCCGCCGGACGCTACCGTCTGCTGGCCGACCTCGAGGACGCGGACGGCGAGAAATCCCCCTCGCAGCTCGCGTCGAGCCTCGGAGTTTCCAGGGCCACCGTGACGGGCCTGCTCGACGGCCTGGAGCGGGACGGACTGGTGCTCCGTCGCCCGTCCGCCGAGGACGGCCGCTCCGCCGTCGTCGTTCTCACCGCCCGGGGGGCGCGCAAGATGCGGGAGTTGGCCCCGGAGCACTTCAGCCGGCTCCAGGCGATGGTGGACCCGCTCAGCGCCGAGGAGCGGACGGTCTTCCTGGACCTGTTGGGCCGTCTCGTCCGGGGCATTCCGGCGCTGACGGAGGACTAG
- a CDS encoding UBP-type zinc finger domain-containing protein gives MADQQIPGLDPTATPSGTGCVECLANAGWWFHLRRCAACGHIGCCDSSPGQHGTQHAREAGHPLLTSFEPGEDWFWNIETDQYYEGPELTPPTAHPASQSTPGPQDKVPADWEQKLH, from the coding sequence ATGGCAGACCAGCAGATCCCAGGCCTCGATCCGACCGCGACGCCCAGCGGAACTGGGTGCGTGGAGTGCTTGGCCAATGCGGGATGGTGGTTCCATCTGCGGCGCTGCGCCGCCTGTGGGCACATCGGATGCTGCGACTCATCGCCCGGGCAGCACGGCACGCAACATGCGCGCGAGGCCGGACACCCCCTGCTGACCAGCTTCGAACCGGGTGAGGACTGGTTCTGGAACATCGAGACCGATCAGTACTACGAGGGGCCGGAGCTGACCCCGCCCACCGCGCACCCGGCTTCGCAGTCCACGCCGGGCCCCCAGGACAAGGTCCCCGCGGACTGGGAGCAGAAGCTCCACTGA
- a CDS encoding DUF5996 family protein: MTEIFPPVPLMEWRDTKETLHRFAQIVGKIRLAASARCNHWWNVPFHVTGRGITTRPMGQAGGSQIFTIDFDFVDHRLVIATLDGEERSFPLPGQSVASFHDATLAALAALGVRVDIAVPRPFDLPDSGRPFAEDTEHTTYDPVAANRYWRVLSQVACVLEEFAAGYSGKQSPVHHFWHTFDIAHSRFSGRRIDQSRQTDPVTREAYSREVISFGFWFGDDTFPEPAFYSYTAPEPAGLAGEPLSPASARWVARGDSHLAVLRYDAARVAPDPRAAVLAFYESAYRAGAEGAGWDIAALACPGGITDPLQRI, encoded by the coding sequence ATGACGGAGATCTTCCCGCCGGTGCCGCTGATGGAGTGGCGGGATACCAAGGAGACGCTGCACCGCTTCGCGCAGATCGTCGGCAAGATCCGCCTCGCGGCGAGCGCCCGGTGCAACCACTGGTGGAACGTCCCGTTCCATGTCACGGGGCGCGGGATCACCACGCGTCCGATGGGGCAGGCCGGCGGGAGCCAGATCTTCACGATCGACTTCGACTTCGTCGACCACCGGCTCGTCATCGCGACGCTGGACGGCGAAGAGCGGTCCTTCCCGCTTCCGGGCCAGTCCGTCGCGTCCTTCCATGACGCGACCCTGGCCGCTCTGGCCGCGCTGGGGGTCCGGGTGGACATCGCCGTTCCCAGGCCCTTCGACCTGCCGGACTCCGGCCGGCCGTTCGCCGAGGACACCGAGCACACGACGTACGATCCCGTGGCCGCCAACCGGTACTGGCGGGTTTTGAGCCAGGTCGCGTGCGTGCTGGAGGAGTTCGCGGCGGGCTACTCGGGGAAGCAGAGTCCGGTGCACCACTTCTGGCACACCTTCGACATCGCCCACAGCCGGTTCTCCGGGCGGCGGATCGACCAGTCCCGGCAGACCGACCCCGTGACCCGGGAGGCGTACTCCCGAGAGGTGATCAGCTTCGGCTTCTGGTTCGGCGACGACACCTTCCCCGAGCCCGCCTTCTACTCCTACACCGCCCCCGAGCCCGCGGGCCTGGCCGGCGAGCCGCTCAGCCCCGCGTCCGCGCGGTGGGTCGCGCGCGGCGACAGCCACCTGGCCGTGCTGCGCTACGACGCGGCCCGTGTCGCGCCCGATCCTCGTGCCGCCGTCCTCGCCTTCTACGAGAGCGCCTACCGGGCCGGGGCCGAAGGCGCCGGATGGGACATCGCGGCGCTCGCGTGCCCCGGAGGCATCACGGACCCGCTCCAGCGGATCTGA
- a CDS encoding LysR family transcriptional regulator, with product MTLVNSSDPVIDANLAVALDALLTEQSVTRAAARLHTSPAAMSRTLARLRRVLQDPLLVRAGQTMVPTPRAEALRDEAAAVVRSLEALLTSGSVVDPATLRRTFTLQAADLVGAVLASGLLRLTGREAPGISLRFRAEELEAEPALRDGRVDLEIGSIDHVDPETQVEKLLTLRMVAAVRPGHPLAEGPLTPARLAAADHVAVSRRGRFTGPLDTALAERDLRRRVAVVLPSHLAAMALAARTDVVCLVPAALPGATPSPLTADATALGLHLLEIPLPMPPVTIGMAWHPRQAADGAHHWLRDAVRRTLRTPGGSTT from the coding sequence ATAACACTGGTGAACAGCTCTGATCCGGTCATCGACGCCAACCTCGCCGTCGCGCTCGACGCCCTGCTGACCGAGCAGAGCGTCACGCGCGCCGCCGCCCGCCTGCACACCTCCCCGGCAGCCATGAGCCGCACACTCGCCCGACTGCGCCGCGTCCTCCAGGACCCCCTCCTGGTCCGGGCGGGGCAGACCATGGTCCCCACGCCGCGCGCCGAGGCCCTGCGCGACGAGGCGGCTGCGGTGGTGCGCAGTCTGGAAGCACTGCTCACTTCCGGCAGCGTCGTCGACCCCGCCACCCTGCGCAGGACGTTCACTCTCCAGGCCGCCGACCTGGTCGGTGCGGTACTGGCCTCCGGCCTGCTGCGACTGACCGGTCGAGAGGCGCCGGGGATCTCCTTGCGTTTCCGGGCCGAGGAGTTGGAGGCAGAGCCGGCCCTCCGCGACGGCCGGGTCGACCTGGAGATCGGCTCCATCGACCACGTCGATCCCGAAACCCAGGTCGAAAAGCTGCTCACCCTGCGGATGGTGGCGGCCGTCCGGCCCGGTCACCCCCTGGCCGAGGGACCCCTGACCCCGGCCCGGCTCGCTGCCGCCGACCATGTCGCGGTCAGTCGCCGCGGCCGGTTCACCGGTCCGCTCGACACGGCTCTGGCCGAGCGCGACCTTCGTCGGAGGGTCGCTGTCGTCCTCCCCAGTCATCTGGCCGCGATGGCCCTTGCCGCCCGCACCGACGTCGTCTGCCTGGTCCCCGCGGCACTCCCCGGCGCGACCCCCTCACCCCTCACCGCCGACGCCACCGCCCTCGGCCTGCACCTCCTCGAGATCCCCCTGCCTATGCCGCCGGTGACCATCGGCATGGCCTGGCATCCCCGCCAGGCCGCCGACGGAGCCCACCACTGGCTCCGCGACGCCGTCCGCAGGACACTTCGCACGCCTGGAGGGTCAACTACCTGA
- the lepB gene encoding signal peptidase I, with amino-acid sequence MPVRRANRKGLIVSCAVLAVGLLLVLGDIIAFRMNIELYSHASDSMQPTIQHDSKVVAERIEGSQVRRGDAVVVDIPQWEFRGSVIERVIGVGGDRVTCTGDGKVTVNGKPLDEPYVLNGVSNGVHRDYDVTVPPGRLFLLGDNRIDSLDSRFHLSMEQGTVPASAVSARATTGTGALVPYAVPFGAGLIIALAGLIGAVIAWAKGRRRIVPVPSGTAAPHNWP; translated from the coding sequence GTGCCGGTTCGCAGAGCGAATCGGAAGGGGCTGATCGTCTCGTGTGCCGTGCTGGCGGTCGGGCTGCTGCTGGTGCTGGGCGACATCATCGCGTTCCGAATGAACATCGAGTTGTACTCCCACGCGAGCGACTCGATGCAGCCGACCATTCAGCACGACAGCAAAGTCGTCGCTGAAAGGATCGAGGGCAGCCAGGTGCGACGCGGTGACGCGGTCGTGGTCGACATTCCGCAGTGGGAATTTCGCGGATCCGTCATCGAGCGGGTGATCGGTGTCGGCGGGGACCGGGTCACCTGCACTGGGGACGGCAAGGTGACGGTGAACGGCAAGCCACTCGATGAGCCCTACGTCCTGAACGGGGTGAGCAACGGGGTGCATCGCGACTACGACGTGACCGTCCCGCCCGGGCGGCTCTTCCTGCTCGGCGACAATCGCATCGACTCCCTCGACTCCCGCTTCCACCTCAGCATGGAGCAGGGAACGGTACCCGCCTCCGCCGTGTCCGCACGGGCGACGACCGGTACCGGTGCGCTGGTGCCCTACGCGGTGCCCTTCGGTGCCGGGCTGATCATCGCGCTGGCCGGGTTGATCGGCGCCGTGATCGCCTGGGCCAAGGGGCGGCGTCGGATCGTCCCCGTGCCGAGCGGTACCGCTGCCCCGCACAACTGGCCGTAA
- a CDS encoding NAD(P)H-binding protein, which produces MIVITAPTGNIGRHLLPLLLASAPTHGEELRVIVRDPARLPDAVRERVEVIVGSHGDAEVVDRAFEGADAVFWLVPPDSSLPPMDAYCGFTDPAAEALAAHGVGHVVGVSALGRGTPVADRAGLVTVSLAVDDLIAKTGVSYRALANPSFFENFLEEADSIREKGVFTDVVDADRKAPLVAVADIAAVAARLLLDRSWTGIDDVPVLGPQDLSPNDLARIMTEQLGRPVRYERQPFEDLRTALVGYGLDETFVQGIVDMKQAKDNGLDAGVTRTADTASPTTFEQWCAQTLKPAVLS; this is translated from the coding sequence ATGATCGTCATCACTGCTCCCACGGGGAACATCGGCCGCCACCTGCTGCCCCTGCTCCTGGCGTCCGCCCCCACCCACGGCGAGGAACTGCGGGTGATCGTGCGCGACCCCGCCCGACTCCCTGACGCGGTGCGCGAACGCGTCGAGGTCATCGTCGGCTCGCACGGCGACGCCGAGGTCGTCGACCGGGCCTTCGAGGGCGCGGACGCCGTCTTCTGGCTCGTCCCCCCGGACTCCTCGCTGCCCCCGATGGACGCCTACTGCGGCTTCACCGACCCCGCAGCGGAGGCGCTCGCCGCCCACGGCGTCGGGCACGTCGTCGGCGTCTCCGCGCTCGGCCGCGGCACTCCGGTCGCCGACCGCGCCGGACTCGTCACCGTCTCCCTCGCCGTGGACGACCTCATCGCGAAAACCGGCGTCTCCTACCGGGCCCTGGCCAACCCCTCGTTCTTCGAGAACTTTCTGGAGGAGGCCGACTCGATCCGCGAGAAGGGCGTCTTCACCGACGTCGTGGACGCCGACCGCAAGGCCCCCCTCGTCGCCGTCGCCGACATCGCCGCCGTCGCCGCCCGCCTGCTGCTGGACCGCTCCTGGACCGGGATTGACGACGTCCCGGTTCTCGGGCCCCAGGACCTGTCCCCCAACGACCTGGCCCGCATCATGACCGAGCAGCTGGGCCGTCCCGTCCGCTACGAGCGCCAGCCGTTCGAGGACCTGCGCACCGCTCTCGTCGGCTACGGCCTCGACGAAACGTTCGTCCAGGGCATCGTCGATATGAAGCAGGCCAAGGACAACGGCCTCGACGCAGGCGTCACCCGTACCGCGGACACCGCCTCTCCCACCACCTTCGAGCAGTGGTGTGCCCAGACCCTCAAGCCCGCCGTCCTGTCCTGA
- a CDS encoding VOC family protein produces MSDFIAEGASAADLPAPAEGLLLTHFLTVSDVPRSRAFYADVLGGRVVLEENPCIIKVANSWIIMNPGGGPTDDKPDVVLRTPEDPHTVSSFLNVRVADLQEFYAAARAKGAEFLTPPIDRRAELRCYMRDPDGYLIEVGQATGLLKGILARTGTGT; encoded by the coding sequence ATGTCCGATTTCATCGCCGAAGGCGCGTCGGCCGCGGACCTTCCCGCACCGGCTGAGGGCCTGCTGCTCACGCACTTCCTCACGGTCAGCGACGTTCCGCGCTCGCGGGCGTTCTACGCCGATGTACTGGGCGGAAGGGTGGTGCTGGAGGAGAACCCCTGCATCATCAAGGTCGCCAACAGCTGGATCATCATGAACCCCGGCGGCGGGCCCACCGACGACAAGCCCGACGTCGTCCTGCGCACACCGGAGGACCCCCATACGGTCTCCAGCTTCCTGAACGTACGGGTAGCGGACCTCCAGGAGTTCTACGCGGCGGCCCGCGCCAAGGGAGCCGAGTTCCTCACCCCGCCCATCGACCGGCGCGCCGAGCTGCGCTGCTACATGCGCGACCCGGACGGGTACCTCATCGAGGTAGGGCAGGCCACGGGCCTGCTGAAGGGCATCCTGGCACGCACCGGCACCGGCACCTGA
- a CDS encoding darcynin family protein: protein MPTEEAVTPVTAFLLVKTTPEWLGLTVQQRVDAFTTQVVPAIEAKTTGVRSRFYDTEFYSARVTDVWVWEADDHHAYQLLIDALRETPFWDRYFEVVDLLVGTENGYARTYGLDAVATIAT, encoded by the coding sequence ATGCCCACCGAGGAAGCCGTAACACCGGTGACCGCTTTTCTACTCGTCAAGACCACACCTGAATGGCTTGGGCTGACCGTCCAGCAACGGGTGGACGCCTTCACCACCCAGGTCGTGCCCGCGATCGAGGCCAAGACCACCGGCGTCCGGTCACGCTTCTACGACACCGAGTTCTACTCCGCACGCGTCACCGACGTCTGGGTCTGGGAGGCAGACGATCACCACGCCTACCAGCTCCTCATCGACGCACTGCGAGAGACTCCCTTCTGGGACCGCTACTTCGAGGTCGTCGACCTGCTCGTCGGCACCGAGAACGGCTACGCCCGCACCTACGGCCTCGACGCCGTAGCCACCATCGCCACCTGA
- a CDS encoding GNAT family N-acetyltransferase: MTDVELLTAADIPLMQGLAQRVTASRPDLISAGASYGELAWVWGKGCASYGATWPRRLWFSGGELVAWGWAFLPHQVRRNDGTATDVTGACLSYQVHPDHTELVDEVIEWYDGVAAGLERTVSPTTAAEFALKRWAAHGYGTDVGALGDTGDWTQLNERDLTDVERPVLPSGFRFRTADEAGPQAAVLAHLDAWAPSAYTARSYDDVRQTAAYRGDLHVLVEAPDGTMASSTIMWFDEVNKTVEFEPVGTHPDYRRLGLARAMMLHGMHLARAAGATHATVVCLGAPGHPKARGLYYGLGFRELSRDAPLIKTKTTARTTARTTTAG, translated from the coding sequence ATGACCGACGTCGAGCTCTTGACCGCCGCGGACATTCCGCTCATGCAGGGTCTGGCACAGCGCGTCACCGCCTCCCGCCCGGACCTGATCAGCGCCGGCGCTTCGTACGGGGAGCTGGCCTGGGTCTGGGGCAAGGGGTGCGCCTCCTACGGCGCGACCTGGCCGCGTCGGCTGTGGTTCTCCGGTGGCGAATTGGTGGCGTGGGGCTGGGCCTTCCTTCCGCACCAGGTGCGGCGCAATGACGGGACGGCCACGGACGTCACCGGCGCCTGTCTGAGTTATCAGGTCCATCCTGACCACACCGAACTGGTCGACGAAGTGATCGAGTGGTACGACGGTGTGGCGGCCGGCCTCGAGCGCACGGTGTCGCCGACGACCGCCGCGGAGTTCGCGCTGAAGCGATGGGCGGCGCACGGCTATGGGACCGACGTGGGGGCGCTCGGTGACACCGGCGACTGGACCCAGCTCAACGAGCGGGACCTCACGGATGTGGAGCGGCCGGTGCTGCCGTCCGGATTCCGGTTCCGCACCGCCGACGAGGCCGGACCGCAGGCCGCGGTCCTGGCCCATCTGGACGCGTGGGCTCCCTCCGCGTACACGGCCCGAAGCTACGACGATGTCCGGCAGACGGCGGCCTATCGCGGCGACCTTCACGTCCTGGTGGAGGCGCCGGACGGAACCATGGCATCCTCGACGATCATGTGGTTCGACGAGGTGAACAAGACCGTCGAGTTCGAACCGGTCGGAACGCATCCGGACTACCGTCGGCTCGGGCTGGCAAGGGCGATGATGCTGCACGGGATGCATCTGGCGCGGGCGGCCGGCGCCACACATGCGACGGTCGTCTGCCTGGGTGCGCCGGGGCACCCCAAGGCGCGCGGGCTGTACTACGGCCTCGGGTTCCGGGAGCTCTCACGGGACGCGCCGCTCATCAAGACCAAGACCACGGCCAGAACCACGGCCAGGACCACTACCGCGGGCTGA
- a CDS encoding NmrA family NAD(P)-binding protein, whose product MGATGATGSALLQRLVTLGVPSRALSRDPDRLWAGLDEAARALVEVRGADAQDPKSLRNAFHGADQLFISMVNSPAQVALETRAITLAADSGIRHIVKLSAPAAAPNSPVAISRWHHSIEEVLRESGLTHTLLRPYAFMQKLLTLAPAIVARGVVLGSLGNAACNYVDCRDIGDVAAEALVRPQVAGRTYTLTGRRTFSQPELAELLSSVLGRRIEYVDLPPAAMRQNLVEHGGLPDWLAAHIVEIQQLAVTRPEQPTDTVSRILGREPRTLEAFLSENIQHFQTGPTAARR is encoded by the coding sequence ATGGGAGCCACCGGGGCCACCGGCAGCGCACTCCTTCAACGCCTGGTCACCCTCGGGGTGCCGAGCCGGGCACTGAGCCGCGACCCCGACCGCCTGTGGGCCGGCCTCGACGAAGCGGCCCGCGCGCTCGTCGAGGTCCGAGGGGCGGACGCACAGGACCCGAAGTCGCTGCGGAACGCCTTCCACGGCGCCGACCAACTCTTCATCAGCATGGTCAACAGTCCGGCACAGGTCGCTCTGGAAACCCGCGCCATCACCCTCGCCGCCGACAGCGGCATCCGGCACATCGTCAAGCTCTCCGCCCCGGCGGCCGCCCCGAACTCCCCGGTCGCCATCTCCCGCTGGCACCACAGCATCGAGGAAGTCCTGCGCGAGAGCGGCCTGACCCACACCCTGCTGCGCCCCTACGCCTTCATGCAGAAACTGCTGACCCTGGCACCGGCGATCGTGGCCCGAGGCGTCGTCCTCGGCTCCCTGGGGAACGCCGCTTGCAACTACGTCGACTGCCGCGACATCGGTGACGTCGCCGCCGAGGCGCTGGTGCGACCCCAGGTCGCCGGGCGGACCTACACCCTCACCGGGCGGCGTACCTTCAGCCAGCCCGAGTTGGCCGAGCTGCTGAGTTCGGTGCTCGGACGCCGTATCGAGTACGTCGACCTGCCGCCCGCGGCCATGCGGCAGAACCTGGTCGAGCACGGCGGCCTGCCCGACTGGCTGGCCGCCCACATCGTCGAGATCCAGCAACTGGCCGTGACCCGGCCGGAACAGCCCACGGACACCGTCTCCCGAATCCTGGGCCGCGAACCCCGCACGCTGGAGGCCTTCCTGAGCGAGAACATCCAGCACTTCCAAACAGGCCCCACCGCCGCCCGGCGCTGA